attgttaGTTTTTTCCCTTTCATCATTGTTATAGCACCTTTGCTTACCTTCATTACTCCACTTGTAGACTTGTAACTAAACTTGTTACAATCTAAAGTGCCCAAAGAAATCAGATTCTTCCTTAAATCAGGTACATGTTTAACATTACACAACATTCTAACAACAccatcaaacattttaattctaatattcCCTATTCTAGCAACTTTACAAGAAGCATCATTGCCCATCAGAATAGAACCAGAATTTACCGACTTGTATGTGTTAAACCAATCTTTATTGCGTGTCATATGATAAAAGCATGCTAAGTCCAGGATCCAAGAATATGTAAGATGATCTGAACTGGATGAAACCGATAACATATCACCATCACCACTCTCTAAGTCTTCTTCTGCCACTACATTTGTAGACTTTGATGAACCCTCTTTATTTTCTGATATGGAggcccctcttttttttttctagacaATCTCATTTCATGTGCCCCTTTTTTTCGCACTTGTAACATTATATGTCCTTTCTCTTCCTGGATTTAGATCAAGATTTATTGCTACTCAATTCACTTCAGAACTTGTTTCTCCCACGTTCCTTATTAGTCTTTGCCACAAGCCCTTCATACTAAGAACTCTCATCATTGGCTTTCTCCCTCTAATTAAATCCTAAAAGAATGCTCGTGATCTCCTCCAAATTAAGAGTTTTTTTCCCCCACATTAGAGTTGTAACCAGATTTTCATACGTAGAAGAAGCAGGAAGGGTATTCAGTAACATCAACGCCTTGTCTTCGTCTTCGAACCTCACATCAATTCGCTTTAAATCACTAATGATCTGATTGAACACATTGATATGCTGGCTTAGATCTGAACCCTCTGCCATCTTAAGACCATACAGTTTCTGCTTAAGATACAACTTGTTCGTCAATGACTTGGACATATACCAACTTTCCAATTTCAACCAGATTGTCGTCGGTGACTTCTCATCCATGACATGGTACATCACATCATCAGCCAAACAAAGTCTGATCGTTGCCGCAGCCTTCACTCCAAATCCTTCCAATCCATGTCGGTCATTCCTTCTGGTTGCTTTTCGTATAACGCCTTCACCATACCTTGCTACACTAACAGATCTTTAACCTTCCTCTGCCATAGGCCGAAATTCCCAGATCCATCGAACTTGACCACGTCGAACTTTGTAGAAGAAATCCTAGACATCAATCCCAACctcgctctgataccaattgttgaaATTTGTGCAACGATTTAATGGCAAAAATAAGAAAACGAGAAAGAAGAACACGCATATTTAACATGATTTTGCTAATTGCCTACGTCCATGGGAACAGGGAAAAGAGGATTTTCACTATGTATCAAATTAGGAttacataaaagggtatttatactaacccataggaatgaaattccaaaaatacccttgaACCATACCGCGGGGAGCGTTGCCCCCTGCACCCCCCAACATATCATTTACCCCTTTTTCTCtaatatgagccacatactacaacaataCTGCTCTTCGAGTCTCCCCAAAGGTAGAACCAAGAGGATTGTCTAGCTATGTCCTGGAATTTCTAAGGCTAGATGTGCTATAGCGCTATATACAAATCATGGATTCCATGGCATGGGAGCACATAAAGATGGATTGGGCTCCTAATAGAGAAGTAAAGGTTTATCCACTATCAAAGAAGTACACCTTTGCTTTGGCTTGTCGCTTGTTCATGAGCATAAAAGACTTTAAACATGTCACTAAGGTTGCTCATCCCTTCCATTTGATTACATCTGGGCTAGTGTCTGTGCCTATAGATTTTCTTGGTGTGCCATTTAACGATGCTAAGAAGGGAGGCAAAATGCTAAAGGATGAGCTTGTAGCAATCATTAAACAGAGAAGAAATGAGTTATCAGATGAGGGAGAGCCAGAAGTCCAAGACCTGTTATCTTCGTTGCTTTTACAATCAGATGAGAACGACAAGGGTTTGAATGACATGGAgatat
This window of the Vitis riparia cultivar Riparia Gloire de Montpellier isolate 1030 unplaced genomic scaffold, EGFV_Vit.rip_1.0 scaffold627_pilon_pilon, whole genome shotgun sequence genome carries:
- the LOC117910159 gene encoding beta-amyrin 28-monooxygenase-like, which translates into the protein MDSMAWEHIKMDWAPNREVKVYPLSKKYTFALACRLFMSIKDFKHVTKVAHPFHLITSGLVSVPIDFLGVPFNDAKKGGKMLKDELVAIIKQRRNELSDEGEPEVQDLLSSLLLQSDENDKGLNDMEISYKIIGLFLASFDSTSATLTFVLNYLAEFLDVYDKVLKGKTLVSSFLYPYQASLI